In Bacillus kexueae, the following proteins share a genomic window:
- a CDS encoding YqzH family protein yields the protein MQHFIEKKLQKAFAQYGRDLEVDPLTEEEHHALYQTIMAEKKANESCEWFEVIEDTVYDYITNKM from the coding sequence ATGCAGCATTTTATCGAGAAGAAATTACAAAAAGCATTTGCCCAATATGGTCGCGACCTTGAAGTTGATCCATTAACAGAAGAGGAGCATCATGCGTTGTATCAAACAATAATGGCCGAAAAAAAGGCAAATGAATCGTGCGAATGGTTTGAAGTCATTGAAGATACTGTTTACGACTATATCACGAATAAGATGTGA
- the namA gene encoding NADPH dehydrogenase NamA — translation MTRALFTPITIKNVTIKNRLVMSPMCMYSATNKEGFLEDFHFTHYISRAVGQIGLIMLEATAVTKQGRISEQDLGIWHDNHIDPLKKLVNGIHQYGAKTAIQLAHAGRKANISGEIIAPSAIPFDNQAKTPKEMSNNDITDTIEAFQHGARRAKEAGFDIIEIHSAHGYLINEFLSPLTNKRNDAYGGTKEKRYRFLHEVILAIKEVWDGPLFVRISAHEYQNGGLTPQDYIEYAEWMKKDGVDLIDVSSGAVVPATIDVYPGYQVPFSETIRNGAKILTGAVGMITSGQQAEEILKNNRADLIFIGRELLRNPYFAYEAASQLNTDIEAPVPYERGWK, via the coding sequence ATGACTCGTGCTTTATTTACGCCAATTACTATTAAAAATGTAACGATAAAAAATCGATTGGTCATGTCACCTATGTGTATGTATTCAGCAACGAATAAAGAAGGTTTTCTAGAAGACTTCCATTTTACTCATTACATATCACGGGCAGTCGGGCAAATCGGCTTAATCATGCTTGAAGCAACAGCCGTTACAAAACAAGGTAGAATATCTGAACAGGACTTAGGGATTTGGCATGACAACCATATCGATCCTCTTAAAAAGTTAGTGAACGGAATTCATCAATACGGGGCAAAAACAGCCATTCAGCTTGCGCACGCAGGACGAAAAGCTAACATTAGCGGGGAAATTATCGCCCCTTCCGCCATACCATTTGATAATCAAGCGAAAACGCCAAAAGAAATGTCAAACAATGATATCACAGACACGATTGAAGCGTTTCAACATGGAGCAAGAAGAGCGAAAGAAGCCGGCTTCGACATTATTGAAATCCATAGTGCTCACGGATATTTAATTAATGAATTTCTATCTCCCCTTACTAATAAACGGAATGATGCCTACGGTGGAACGAAAGAGAAGCGTTACCGATTTTTACATGAGGTTATTCTTGCAATCAAAGAAGTATGGGATGGTCCCCTTTTTGTCCGAATATCCGCCCATGAATATCAGAATGGAGGATTGACACCTCAAGACTATATCGAATATGCCGAGTGGATGAAAAAAGATGGTGTCGATCTCATTGATGTAAGCTCTGGAGCAGTAGTACCAGCTACAATCGACGTTTATCCAGGTTACCAAGTTCCCTTCTCTGAGACTATTCGAAACGGAGCAAAGATATTAACTGGAGCTGTCGGGATGATTACGTCTGGACAACAAGCAGAAGAAATTTTGAAAAATAATCGTGCTGACCTAATTTTTATCGGGCGAGAATTGTTACGAAATCCTTATTTCGCATACGAAGCAGCTAGTCAATTAAACACAGACATTGAAGCACCTGTTCCTTATGAACGCGGTTGGAAGTAA
- the zwf gene encoding glucose-6-phosphate dehydrogenase: protein MNTLHKPKAVIVIFGATGDLAKRKLFPSIYKLYQNGKIDHDFAVVGVARRPWTNDVFRENVKQSVQNAVPCQEELDDFTSHFYYHPFDVTNPSSYHDLRSLLSDLDGQYGTEGNRIFYLAMAPEFFGTIANNLKSYGLKDTNGWTRLVIEKPFGHDLSSAKKLNEELRAAFEEEEIYRIDHYLGKEMVQNIEVIRFANAIFEHLWNNRFISNIQITSSEALGVEERAGYYDKSGALRDMVQNHMLQMVALLAMEPPIKLTTDEIRSEKIKALRSLRPLSVDEVSTYFVRGQYGRGKVNENDVLGYRDEVGHDSNTETYVAGKIMIDNYRWAGVPFYIRTGKRMKEKSTKIVVEFKDIPMNLYYKNDTDKHPNLLVIHIQPDEGITLHLNAKKVSASSIATPIKLSYNNNGIDGMNTPEAYEKLLHDCMLGDATNFTHWDEVALSWSYVDTISQAWENEKAAFPNYDAGTMGPDAADELLAKDGFHWWPISNDDK from the coding sequence GTGAATACATTACATAAACCGAAAGCAGTTATCGTCATCTTTGGTGCAACTGGAGATTTAGCCAAACGTAAATTATTTCCTTCCATCTACAAACTGTATCAAAATGGAAAAATAGATCATGATTTTGCAGTGGTCGGTGTAGCACGTCGCCCTTGGACTAACGATGTATTTCGTGAAAATGTGAAACAATCTGTTCAAAATGCTGTTCCATGCCAAGAGGAACTAGATGATTTTACATCCCATTTTTATTACCATCCTTTTGATGTGACGAATCCATCATCTTATCATGACTTACGAAGCTTATTAAGCGACTTGGACGGTCAATATGGTACAGAAGGAAATCGTATCTTTTATTTAGCCATGGCACCAGAATTTTTCGGTACGATTGCAAACAACTTAAAAAGTTATGGATTAAAAGACACAAATGGTTGGACACGCCTAGTAATTGAAAAGCCGTTCGGTCACGATTTATCATCTGCAAAGAAACTAAACGAAGAACTTCGCGCCGCATTTGAAGAAGAAGAAATCTATCGAATCGACCATTATTTAGGAAAAGAAATGGTTCAAAATATCGAGGTCATTCGATTTGCAAACGCTATTTTTGAGCATTTATGGAATAACCGTTTTATCTCCAATATTCAGATTACATCAAGTGAAGCGTTAGGCGTTGAAGAACGTGCTGGCTATTACGATAAGTCAGGCGCATTACGTGATATGGTACAAAACCATATGTTGCAAATGGTTGCCCTTCTTGCAATGGAGCCACCAATTAAGCTAACAACAGACGAAATCCGTTCTGAAAAAATTAAAGCATTACGCTCTCTACGTCCACTTTCGGTAGATGAAGTCTCTACGTATTTTGTCCGTGGTCAATACGGAAGAGGAAAAGTAAACGAGAATGATGTTTTAGGTTATCGCGACGAAGTGGGACATGATTCGAACACTGAAACTTACGTTGCAGGGAAAATAATGATTGATAACTATAGATGGGCTGGAGTTCCGTTTTATATTCGTACAGGTAAAAGGATGAAAGAAAAGTCAACGAAGATTGTCGTTGAATTTAAAGACATCCCGATGAACCTATACTACAAAAACGATACGGATAAACATCCTAACTTATTAGTTATTCATATCCAGCCAGATGAAGGAATTACACTTCATTTAAATGCGAAAAAAGTAAGTGCAAGCTCTATCGCTACACCAATTAAACTTTCTTATAATAATAATGGAATCGACGGAATGAATACACCAGAAGCATATGAAAAACTTCTTCATGACTGCATGCTTGGGGATGCAACAAACTTTACACATTGGGACGAAGTGGCTCTTTCTTGGAGCTATGTCGATACGATTTCACAAGCATGGGAAAATGAAAAAGCAGCGTTTCCAAACTATGATGCCGGTACAATGGGTCCTGATGCAGCTGATGAACTATTAGCAAAAGACGGTTTCCACTGGTGGCCGATTTCAAATGACGATAAGTAA
- the proC gene encoding pyrroline-5-carboxylate reductase: protein MKTIGFIGAGSMTEAFLAGMVNGGVYEPKHIYVTNKSNEERLNHIHQSYGVNITSNKQSLCKKTNVIILSVKPKGAEGVIRSIKPFITKDHLIISVMAGVSIEAIEEILGEVPIIRAMPNTSATIRLSATGLAKGTYTTNEQLQFAQMLFEAIGMVQIVEEPQLDAVTGLAGSGPAYIYYIVEALEKAAKEMGLDEETARNFIVQTLQGASEMLRQTTKEAAQLRQAVTSPGGTTEAGISVLESQNVQSAIVECVKTAEARSKQLKLAFFEQVRAHS, encoded by the coding sequence ATGAAAACAATCGGATTTATCGGTGCGGGCTCGATGACAGAAGCGTTCCTTGCCGGAATGGTGAATGGTGGAGTTTATGAACCAAAACATATTTACGTGACAAACAAATCTAATGAAGAAAGGTTGAACCACATTCATCAATCATACGGTGTAAACATTACGTCAAACAAACAATCATTGTGTAAAAAAACGAACGTAATTATCTTATCTGTCAAACCGAAAGGAGCAGAAGGTGTTATCCGCTCAATCAAGCCGTTTATTACGAAAGATCATCTTATTATCTCGGTAATGGCCGGTGTATCCATTGAAGCAATTGAAGAAATACTCGGGGAAGTGCCGATTATCCGCGCAATGCCTAATACATCTGCCACGATTCGCTTATCGGCAACTGGCTTAGCGAAAGGGACATATACTACAAATGAACAATTACAGTTTGCTCAAATGTTATTTGAAGCAATTGGTATGGTTCAAATTGTCGAGGAACCTCAACTTGATGCCGTTACAGGACTTGCGGGTAGCGGACCTGCCTATATCTATTACATTGTTGAGGCTTTAGAGAAGGCAGCCAAAGAAATGGGCCTTGATGAAGAAACTGCGCGAAACTTTATCGTTCAAACTTTACAAGGTGCTTCAGAAATGCTACGCCAAACAACGAAGGAGGCTGCCCAATTACGACAAGCTGTCACAAGTCCTGGAGGAACAACAGAAGCAGGGATTTCCGTCTTAGAATCACAAAATGTCCAAAGCGCGATTGTCGAATGTGTTAAAACAGCAGAAGCTAGGTCAAAACAGCTTAAATTAGCCTTTTTTGAACAAGTTCGTGCACATTCTTAA
- a CDS encoding histidine phosphatase family protein, with product MKTLFVVRHAKARGQEFDAQLTEEGRKQASQLAYFLAPYTVERIISSPFVRAKETITPFAQIKGIPIELDDRLGERVLSDTTLEGWKEKLRESFDDFSLKFPGGESNEEGLGRVKHLMNDLLNAPEKTFVLVSHGNLTTLILNFFDQTYGYDHLMQLTNPDVFQIDMNKEGADIKRIWS from the coding sequence GTGAAGACGTTATTCGTTGTACGGCATGCGAAAGCAAGAGGGCAGGAGTTTGACGCACAACTAACTGAAGAAGGAAGGAAACAGGCATCCCAACTTGCCTATTTCCTTGCACCCTATACTGTAGAAAGAATTATTTCCAGTCCGTTTGTACGTGCTAAGGAGACCATTACTCCTTTTGCACAAATAAAAGGGATTCCGATAGAGTTAGATGATCGATTAGGAGAACGTGTTTTAAGTGATACAACACTTGAAGGATGGAAAGAGAAACTAAGGGAAAGCTTTGATGATTTTTCCCTCAAGTTTCCTGGAGGAGAGTCTAACGAGGAAGGGTTAGGTCGAGTTAAACATCTTATGAATGATCTTCTGAATGCTCCTGAAAAGACATTTGTCCTCGTCAGCCATGGAAATTTAACAACATTAATATTAAACTTCTTTGATCAAACATATGGATATGATCATTTAATGCAACTGACAAACCCAGATGTTTTTCAGATTGATATGAATAAAGAAGGGGCAGACATTAAACGTATTTGGAGTTGA
- a CDS encoding MBL fold metallo-hydrolase produces the protein MVNQVKRQEIIMLSIPTPFPVGDVNVFLLKGKSLTLIDVGPKTKEAWESLCHQLQTYGYTIQDIDQVILTHHHPDHVGLVEWLPENIPIYGSYALEKWLLKDERFFEKQQEFYLSLFPLFGVDPSFISSLKKFEKTYELGCNRPLSGYLKDGDVIEWEEDWVVMETPGHAQSHIVLHNRKSYELIGGDMLLNHISSNPLLEPSISGEERPKPQLQYNNSLKKLLHVPISVVYPGHGDSFEGAHSLIQVRLKEQHHRAMDVYNLLKDGPMTAFEICKRLFPTVYKRQLLLTMSETIGQLDYLEQLDYIAVEHEKGAIVYRRK, from the coding sequence TTGGTAAATCAAGTTAAGCGACAAGAGATTATTATGCTATCAATTCCTACCCCTTTCCCTGTCGGTGATGTAAATGTATTTTTACTAAAAGGTAAATCCCTCACCTTAATCGATGTCGGTCCTAAAACAAAAGAGGCGTGGGAAAGCTTATGTCATCAATTGCAAACATATGGATATACAATACAAGATATTGATCAAGTGATATTGACTCACCACCATCCTGATCATGTTGGATTGGTTGAATGGTTACCTGAAAATATCCCGATTTATGGCTCGTACGCATTAGAGAAATGGTTACTTAAGGATGAGAGATTTTTTGAGAAGCAACAAGAGTTTTATTTGTCGCTGTTTCCGTTATTCGGTGTCGACCCATCGTTTATATCATCACTTAAAAAGTTTGAAAAAACGTACGAATTGGGCTGTAACCGTCCACTATCAGGATATTTGAAAGATGGAGATGTTATTGAATGGGAAGAGGATTGGGTTGTTATGGAAACACCTGGTCATGCTCAAAGTCATATCGTCCTACACAATCGAAAATCGTACGAATTAATTGGTGGCGACATGCTTCTTAACCACATTTCTTCGAATCCACTTCTTGAACCGTCTATTTCAGGAGAGGAGAGACCGAAACCACAACTGCAGTACAATAATTCCTTAAAAAAATTGTTGCACGTTCCAATTTCGGTTGTTTATCCTGGTCATGGCGATTCGTTTGAGGGGGCTCACTCACTCATACAAGTTCGTTTAAAAGAGCAGCATCATCGTGCCATGGATGTGTATAATCTTCTAAAAGATGGGCCAATGACAGCGTTTGAGATTTGTAAGCGGTTATTTCCAACAGTTTACAAGCGACAGTTATTGCTAACGATGTCTGAGACAATAGGACAGCTGGATTATTTGGAGCAATTGGATTATATTGCGGTTGAACATGAAAAAGGGGCTATCGTTTATAGGAGGAAATAA
- the proC gene encoding pyrroline-5-carboxylate reductase, with amino-acid sequence MNYKIGFIGCGNMAQAIIGGMLQSNIVESSQIMASARSEVTIKSVNERFSIQVLSDNREVSRQADILFLAVKPDQYAEVIEEIRQHMKESAIVISMAPGMTLSTLEDNFIRKVKLVRTMPNTPSFVREGMTAFCSNAFLTENDENLVRTLLETFGRAEKVEESLMDAIPAVSGSSPAYVFMMIEALADGAVKQGISRQQAYKLAAQAVLGAAKMVLETGKHPAQLKDEVCSPGGATIEAVATLEQRQFKGTIIAAMDACGQKAKSMGEK; translated from the coding sequence ATGAATTACAAGATTGGATTTATCGGTTGTGGAAACATGGCTCAAGCGATTATTGGGGGGATGTTACAATCCAATATAGTTGAAAGTTCACAAATTATGGCGAGTGCTCGGTCTGAAGTCACGATTAAGTCGGTCAATGAACGATTTTCTATACAGGTATTGTCAGACAATCGGGAAGTTTCAAGGCAAGCAGATATTCTTTTTTTAGCCGTTAAGCCAGATCAATATGCTGAAGTGATTGAAGAAATACGTCAACACATGAAAGAATCTGCTATTGTTATTTCCATGGCACCAGGTATGACACTTTCCACTTTAGAAGACAACTTTATACGGAAGGTGAAGCTTGTTCGTACAATGCCAAATACGCCTTCATTTGTGAGGGAAGGGATGACTGCATTTTGTTCGAACGCCTTTCTGACTGAAAATGATGAGAACCTCGTTCGCACTTTGCTTGAGACATTTGGAAGAGCTGAGAAGGTTGAGGAGTCTTTAATGGACGCCATTCCTGCAGTTAGTGGCTCATCTCCTGCTTATGTGTTTATGATGATTGAAGCATTAGCAGATGGTGCCGTCAAACAAGGAATTTCAAGGCAACAAGCATACAAACTAGCGGCTCAGGCTGTATTAGGAGCGGCCAAAATGGTGCTAGAAACAGGGAAGCATCCTGCTCAATTAAAGGATGAAGTATGTTCACCAGGCGGGGCGACTATTGAAGCTGTGGCAACGTTGGAACAGCGACAATTTAAAGGAACAATTATCGCTGCGATGGATGCGTGTGGACAAAAAGCAAAATCAATGGGTGAGAAATAA
- the rnz gene encoding ribonuclease Z yields the protein MEIYFLGTGAGVPAKERNVSSIALKLLEERKSVWLFDCGEATQHQILHTSIKPRKIEKIFITHLHGDHIFGIPGLLGSRSFQGGESPLTIYGPEGIKEFILNAIRLSSTHLKYKLKIVEIEEDGLLFEDETFQVYVKKLDHGIPSYGFRVVEKDLPGMLQVNKLKELGVKPGPDYKRLKNGELVTLENGTVLNGKDFLGPDKKGRIVTILGDTRACESRFELAENADVLIHEATFAKNDESLAFEYYHSTTVDAAKLAKKANVHHLILTHISSRYQGDAALQTLWQEAKEVFDQTYVARDFYRHEVKRR from the coding sequence GTGGAGATATATTTTTTAGGGACAGGGGCTGGTGTTCCTGCAAAAGAACGAAATGTTTCCTCGATCGCACTAAAGCTATTAGAGGAGAGGAAATCTGTTTGGCTTTTTGATTGTGGAGAAGCGACTCAGCATCAAATTTTACATACATCGATCAAACCGAGAAAGATTGAAAAAATCTTTATCACGCATTTACATGGTGATCATATTTTCGGTATTCCGGGACTATTAGGAAGCCGTTCGTTTCAAGGAGGCGAATCTCCTCTCACCATTTATGGCCCCGAAGGAATAAAAGAGTTTATTTTAAATGCTATACGTTTGAGCAGCACTCACTTGAAATATAAGTTGAAAATCGTCGAAATAGAGGAAGATGGATTGCTCTTTGAGGACGAGACGTTTCAAGTGTATGTTAAAAAGCTAGATCATGGTATCCCTTCATATGGTTTTCGTGTCGTAGAAAAGGATTTACCAGGAATGCTTCAAGTGAACAAATTGAAGGAGCTCGGAGTAAAACCAGGTCCAGATTATAAAAGATTAAAAAATGGTGAATTAGTTACGTTAGAGAATGGAACCGTTTTAAATGGAAAAGATTTTCTCGGACCTGATAAAAAAGGCCGTATTGTGACAATCCTTGGTGACACACGAGCATGTGAATCTCGATTTGAATTAGCAGAAAATGCGGATGTTTTAATTCATGAAGCGACGTTTGCGAAAAATGATGAATCTCTCGCGTTTGAATACTATCATTCTACGACCGTTGATGCGGCGAAATTAGCGAAAAAAGCAAACGTTCATCATTTAATCCTTACTCATATTAGCTCTCGATATCAAGGGGATGCGGCTCTTCAAACGCTATGGCAGGAAGCGAAAGAAGTATTTGATCAAACCTACGTTGCTCGGGATTTTTATCGCCATGAAGTGAAAAGGAGGTAG
- a CDS encoding SDR family NAD(P)-dependent oxidoreductase: MTGHLKDRLVVITGASSGLGEAIAYKVAESGGHLILLARRTERLKQIADQIQSTYNVSCVVEYLDIRNLHSVEATFERILREHDRIDVLVNNAGVGVFRSFEDASLEEMEEMFEVNVYGLMACTKYVLPYMLKQKSGHIINIASQAGKMGTPKSSIYAASKHAVLGFTNSLRMEVADYGVYVTAVNPGPIETPFFETADTSGKYVKNVRKWMLQPDEVADKVVRLMLTKKRELNLPWWMEFGSIIYRLMPTVFEQLAKKGFNQK; the protein is encoded by the coding sequence GTGACAGGACATTTAAAAGACCGGCTTGTTGTGATAACAGGTGCTTCAAGTGGGTTAGGAGAAGCGATTGCCTACAAGGTAGCTGAAAGCGGTGGACATTTAATTTTACTTGCGAGAAGAACCGAGCGGCTCAAACAAATAGCTGATCAGATTCAATCAACTTATAATGTTTCTTGTGTCGTTGAATATTTAGACATTCGTAATTTACATTCAGTCGAAGCCACGTTCGAGCGAATTTTGCGTGAACACGACCGAATCGATGTGTTGGTGAATAATGCTGGGGTTGGGGTTTTTCGTTCATTTGAAGACGCTTCCTTAGAAGAAATGGAAGAGATGTTTGAAGTGAATGTATACGGGCTAATGGCTTGTACGAAATATGTATTGCCTTACATGTTAAAACAAAAAAGTGGGCATATCATCAATATCGCTTCACAAGCTGGGAAAATGGGAACGCCGAAATCTAGCATATATGCGGCGAGCAAACATGCGGTATTAGGTTTTACCAATAGTTTGCGTATGGAGGTAGCAGATTACGGTGTTTATGTAACAGCTGTAAACCCCGGACCCATTGAAACACCATTTTTTGAGACGGCAGATACATCAGGGAAATACGTGAAAAATGTGCGAAAGTGGATGCTACAACCTGATGAAGTAGCTGATAAGGTAGTTCGCCTTATGCTAACAAAAAAGCGTGAGTTAAATTTACCGTGGTGGATGGAATTCGGCAGTATCATTTATCGCCTTATGCCAACGGTTTTTGAACAGCTTGCGAAAAAGGGGTTTAACCAAAAATAA
- a CDS encoding cyclase family protein has protein sequence MKLYDVTAPIFEGMPVYKNKPEKQPKIQTVTNAHVTESRIDMDLHTGTHVDSPLHMINDGETMETIAIEDLVGRIKLFDLTHVEDRITKKDVETLSIEKGDFILFKTKNSLEDAFNFEFIFVSEDAAHYLAEIGVKGIGIDGLGIERSQPGHPTHRTLFSNKVIIMEGLRLKEVPEGEYFMVAAPLKIQGTDAAPARVLLFEGINA, from the coding sequence ATGAAACTATACGATGTAACAGCACCTATTTTTGAAGGAATGCCTGTATATAAGAACAAACCTGAAAAGCAACCGAAAATTCAAACCGTAACAAACGCCCACGTAACAGAATCCCGTATTGATATGGATTTACACACGGGGACTCATGTCGATTCTCCACTTCACATGATTAACGACGGAGAAACGATGGAAACAATCGCTATCGAGGATTTAGTCGGCCGTATTAAACTTTTTGATTTAACCCATGTTGAAGATCGAATCACAAAGAAAGATGTAGAGACTCTCTCAATTGAAAAAGGTGACTTCATCTTATTCAAAACGAAAAACTCCCTTGAGGATGCATTTAATTTTGAATTTATTTTCGTCTCAGAAGACGCGGCGCATTACTTAGCTGAAATCGGTGTAAAAGGTATTGGAATTGATGGTTTAGGAATTGAACGTAGCCAGCCAGGTCACCCTACCCACCGCACATTATTTAGCAATAAAGTGATTATTATGGAGGGGTTACGTTTAAAAGAAGTACCAGAGGGAGAGTATTTCATGGTAGCTGCACCTCTCAAAATTCAAGGCACAGATGCTGCTCCTGCACGTGTGTTACTGTTTGAAGGAATAAATGCATAA
- a CDS encoding M20/M25/M40 family metallo-hydrolase, with protein sequence MKWQSFDQLKNLLCTLVEHPSITGTKEEVSFSEHLYYLLKSFPYFEANQEHLKLHSLRDGRQYLTALVKKGKQKETVILLSHFDVVDTKDYGHLEHLAFRPRELTDELKNYKERMSKYVLNDLTSGDWLFGRGVMDMKAGLTVQLSMLERAMNGEFDGNLLLLTVPDEEANSEGMLGAIPYLQHVANEYDLDLKACINCEPMFAQYPNDDHLYVYTGSIGKILAGFFCKGIETHVGEPFSGLNANLMVSELNRLLELNDTFCEIVDGEVTPPPTNLMQKDLKEEYSVQIPHESVSMFNILMMNRSLKDIHTLLFQTAVQAAEQIERTYRVREKSFRTKVQFSPRPTAVSVFTYQQLLQKAIERHGEVEVGRRMDYLQSNRGSLGDRDFSTRLVAELASLCQEESPMIVLFYSPPFYPAVSSKGDKRIESLTKQLIDYAKNTYDLELTRLNYFPGLSDLSFMQLNEDTKSLHMLTSNMPLYGKGYYMPFHEMKALNVPIFNVGPYGKDAHKWTERLHLPFSFNTFPDLLRFTIQTVLKS encoded by the coding sequence GTGAAGTGGCAGTCATTTGATCAATTAAAGAACTTATTATGTACCCTCGTTGAGCATCCCTCCATTACAGGGACGAAAGAGGAAGTAAGCTTTAGCGAGCATTTATATTATTTATTGAAGAGCTTTCCTTACTTCGAAGCCAATCAAGAACATTTAAAACTCCATTCTTTACGTGATGGACGTCAATATTTGACGGCTTTAGTGAAAAAAGGGAAACAAAAAGAAACGGTAATTTTATTGAGTCATTTTGACGTCGTCGATACTAAAGATTACGGACATTTGGAACATTTGGCTTTTCGTCCGCGGGAATTGACAGATGAACTTAAGAACTATAAAGAACGAATGTCTAAATACGTTTTAAATGACTTAACGTCAGGAGATTGGTTATTTGGAAGAGGTGTTATGGATATGAAAGCGGGGCTGACCGTTCAGCTTTCCATGTTAGAACGGGCGATGAATGGGGAGTTTGATGGGAATCTACTTCTTTTGACAGTACCAGATGAAGAGGCCAATTCTGAAGGAATGCTTGGAGCGATCCCATATTTACAGCACGTAGCAAATGAATATGACTTAGACTTAAAAGCGTGCATTAATTGTGAACCAATGTTTGCACAATATCCGAACGACGATCATCTATACGTCTACACCGGATCGATTGGAAAAATATTAGCTGGCTTCTTTTGTAAAGGGATTGAGACACACGTTGGAGAACCTTTTTCCGGATTAAATGCTAATTTAATGGTTTCAGAATTAAACCGACTGCTTGAGCTCAATGACACTTTTTGTGAAATTGTTGACGGCGAAGTGACACCACCCCCTACAAATTTAATGCAGAAAGATTTAAAGGAAGAATATTCAGTACAAATTCCTCATGAGTCTGTTTCGATGTTTAACATCTTGATGATGAACCGCTCATTAAAAGACATACACACATTACTGTTTCAAACTGCTGTCCAAGCAGCAGAGCAAATTGAACGGACATACAGAGTGCGTGAAAAATCGTTTCGAACGAAAGTGCAGTTTTCCCCTCGACCTACAGCTGTATCTGTTTTTACGTATCAGCAACTACTTCAAAAGGCGATTGAACGGCATGGTGAAGTTGAAGTTGGGAGACGAATGGACTATTTACAATCCAACCGTGGAAGTTTAGGTGATCGGGATTTTTCAACGAGATTAGTTGCAGAGCTTGCTTCTTTATGTCAGGAGGAGTCACCGATGATTGTATTGTTTTACAGTCCTCCGTTTTATCCTGCGGTTTCATCGAAAGGTGACAAGCGGATTGAGTCGTTGACTAAACAATTGATTGATTATGCGAAAAATACGTATGACCTCGAATTAACACGACTTAATTACTTCCCTGGGTTGTCTGATTTAAGCTTTATGCAGTTAAATGAGGATACGAAATCATTGCATATGTTAACATCTAATATGCCGTTATATGGAAAGGGATATTATATGCCGTTTCATGAAATGAAGGCCTTAAATGTACCAATCTTTAATGTTGGGCCATATGGAAAAGATGCTCATAAATGGACGGAACGTCTTCATCTACCTTTTAGCTTCAATACGTTTCCTGATTTGCTACGATTTACGATTCAAACAGTATTAAAAAGCTAG